A portion of the bacterium genome contains these proteins:
- the pal gene encoding peptidoglycan-associated lipoprotein Pal, which produces MIRRLFIVTVVAMAFGCASTGPEPAAEPEKTESFKEAAPDPGLNTAGQSGRGADASSADLLSVYFGFDDHGLGSEARAALKRNADVMSRNADLRVTIQGNADERGSEEYNLALGQKRADSARRYLIDLGVAASRVGTVSFGEENPAIRGHNETAWAKNRRDDFVAR; this is translated from the coding sequence GTGATTAGACGACTTTTCATTGTAACGGTCGTGGCTATGGCCTTTGGTTGTGCCAGCACTGGGCCCGAACCAGCGGCCGAGCCGGAGAAAACGGAAAGCTTCAAAGAGGCGGCTCCGGATCCCGGACTCAATACGGCCGGCCAGAGTGGCAGAGGTGCGGATGCGAGTTCCGCTGATCTGCTCTCCGTCTACTTTGGCTTCGACGATCACGGCCTCGGCTCTGAGGCGCGAGCCGCGCTCAAGCGGAACGCCGACGTGATGTCTCGGAACGCCGATCTGCGCGTGACGATCCAGGGCAATGCGGATGAACGCGGCAGCGAAGAGTACAATCTGGCCCTCGGTCAGAAGCGCGCCGATTCAGCTCGACGCTATCTGATCGACCTCGGTGTTGCGGCTTCGCGCGTCGGAACGGTCAGCTTCGGCGAAGAGAATCCGGCTATACGCGGGCATAACGAAACCGCCTGGGCGAAGAACCGGCGGGACGACTTCGTCGCAAGGTGA
- the ybgF gene encoding tol-pal system protein YbgF: MPEFQAVRRDVEDLKQARGGGGGGSSSRLAELGVEVASLHEEIANMRGEIEAARHLADTAMEEAVAAREVASRASAAARPATRDASGSGSGPTSQGQPAAGSPNIVTPTAAPTPMSGVGGEVRDYEEAFRRYRAGEHVSAIDRFQAFLQTHPSSDYADNALFWMGESHFKLGDHEQAAVTFDQVVKQYPDGNKVPDALYRQGIALLEIGKKTGQSASYTPAARQIFERIVRDHSSSPRVTEARRQLEILGQ, translated from the coding sequence GTGCCGGAGTTTCAGGCAGTTCGCCGGGACGTCGAGGATCTGAAGCAGGCTCGCGGAGGCGGAGGGGGTGGTTCCTCTTCTCGCCTGGCCGAACTGGGCGTGGAGGTCGCATCGCTCCACGAAGAGATCGCCAATATGCGGGGCGAGATCGAAGCGGCACGCCACCTTGCCGACACTGCCATGGAAGAGGCCGTTGCGGCCCGTGAGGTCGCGAGTCGGGCCAGCGCCGCTGCCAGGCCGGCAACGCGCGATGCCTCGGGCTCGGGAAGTGGTCCGACAAGCCAGGGCCAGCCGGCTGCCGGTTCGCCGAATATCGTGACGCCCACCGCCGCCCCCACACCCATGAGCGGCGTCGGTGGCGAGGTCAGGGACTACGAAGAGGCTTTTCGCCGCTATCGCGCCGGAGAGCACGTTTCAGCCATTGACCGATTTCAGGCCTTTCTCCAAACTCACCCGTCTTCAGATTATGCAGACAACGCTCTTTTCTGGATGGGAGAGTCCCACTTCAAGCTCGGTGACCACGAACAGGCGGCGGTTACGTTTGACCAGGTGGTCAAGCAGTATCCCGACGGGAACAAAGTTCCCGATGCGCTCTACCGCCAGGGCATCGCGCTTTTGGAGATCGGAAAAAAGACAGGACAAAGTGCCTCCTACACACCGGCCGCTCGCCAGATCTTCGAGCGAATCGTTCGAGACCATTCGAGTTCCCCGCGTGTGACCGAGGCCCGCAGACAGTTGGAGATTCTCGGTCAGTGA
- a CDS encoding conjugal transfer protein TraR — translation MRKTDQKKFIKYLNENKERLIENARKALAGDIHLDPDDFSDEIDSASSESGLAFVGRLRERERVLLQKIEAALAKIEAGTYGKCLSCGEDIGLKRLQARPVATLCIDCKSQQEKLEH, via the coding sequence GTGAGGAAGACGGATCAGAAGAAGTTCATCAAGTATCTCAACGAGAACAAAGAGCGCTTGATCGAGAACGCGCGCAAGGCGCTTGCAGGCGACATCCACCTGGACCCCGATGATTTCTCCGACGAGATCGACTCCGCGTCCTCCGAGAGCGGACTGGCTTTTGTCGGTAGGCTTCGCGAACGCGAACGGGTTCTCTTGCAGAAGATCGAAGCCGCGCTGGCGAAGATCGAAGCAGGCACCTACGGCAAGTGCTTGTCGTGCGGCGAGGATATCGGCCTCAAGCGTCTGCAGGCGCGTCCGGTTGCCACGCTGTGCATCGATTGCAAGAGCCAGCAGGAGAAGCTCGAGCACTAA
- the tsaD gene encoding tRNA (adenosine(37)-N6)-threonylcarbamoyltransferase complex transferase subunit TsaD: MLGIESSCDDLAAALVRDGHQVLASVVHSQDAVHAPYGGVVPELASRDHVQHLYGVVGRALDQAGVGLEEVDAIAVTSGPGLIGSLLVGLCFAKGLAYRTGLPLIGVHHIEGHLASALLGDRPLELPFLGLVVSGGHTQFYRVQTLAELVLLGQTRDDAAGEAFDKIAKRMGLGYPGGREIDERARSGNGERWSFPRPMLRDSGLEMSFSGLKTAVSLAATRCEEASGGVLGEGDIADLAASFQEAVCDVLIEKAQRALDETGLSRIAVVGGLAANSRLRERMAALASERGLEVRFPAIRLCTDNAAMIGAVADGMLRAGRVSSLDLEAFSRVPLGMAGATP, encoded by the coding sequence ATCCTCGGCATCGAGTCCTCATGCGACGATCTGGCGGCGGCGCTCGTGCGCGACGGCCACCAGGTCTTGGCGTCGGTGGTGCACAGCCAGGATGCGGTCCACGCGCCCTATGGCGGTGTGGTCCCGGAACTGGCCAGCCGAGATCACGTCCAACACCTGTACGGTGTCGTGGGGCGCGCTCTCGATCAAGCCGGAGTCGGGCTGGAAGAGGTCGATGCGATCGCCGTCACCTCGGGCCCCGGTTTGATCGGATCCCTGCTGGTCGGTTTGTGCTTCGCGAAGGGGCTGGCTTATCGCACCGGACTGCCGCTGATCGGTGTGCACCACATCGAAGGGCATCTCGCGTCCGCATTGCTCGGCGATCGACCGCTGGAATTGCCTTTCCTGGGACTGGTCGTTTCCGGTGGGCACACCCAGTTCTATCGCGTGCAGACGCTGGCCGAACTGGTCCTGCTGGGCCAGACGCGCGACGATGCTGCCGGAGAGGCGTTCGACAAGATCGCCAAACGCATGGGCCTGGGCTATCCCGGCGGGCGCGAGATCGACGAGCGCGCGCGCTCGGGGAACGGGGAACGCTGGAGTTTTCCCAGGCCGATGCTGCGCGACTCGGGTCTCGAGATGAGCTTTTCAGGCCTGAAGACGGCGGTTTCGCTGGCCGCAACGCGTTGTGAGGAAGCCAGCGGCGGAGTGCTCGGAGAAGGCGATATCGCGGATCTCGCTGCCTCGTTCCAGGAAGCCGTCTGCGATGTCCTGATCGAAAAGGCGCAGCGCGCGCTCGACGAAACCGGGCTTTCGCGCATCGCGGTGGTCGGCGGACTTGCGGCCAACTCGCGACTTCGCGAGCGCATGGCGGCCCTGGCGAGCGAGCGCGGGCTGGAAGTCCGGTTCCCGGCGATCCGACTGTGCACAGACAACGCCGCCATGATCGGTGCCGTGGCCGACGGCATGCTCCGGGCCGGGCGCGTCTCTTCGCTCGATCTCGAAGCGTTCTCGCGGGTTCCATTGGGCATGGCGGGCGCGACCCCATGA